In Alteracholeplasma palmae J233, a single genomic region encodes these proteins:
- a CDS encoding cation-translocating P-type ATPase, which produces MEAESSQPRLWHKENEDEVLRQLNTTKEGLSDKEALLRLTKDGYNELQGKKRKSVGKMILEQLKDKTNIILMIAASISLVLAIVEQMTNGTVDYIESIVIFTIVILNSTIAIVQERKAENALDALKDLSAPHAKVLREGELSIVLTRELVRGDIVYLEAGDIVPADLRLFDTSELAIQEAALTGESVPVIKDAEIEIEENLSIGDRLNMAYMSTIVTGGNGYGIVVETAMRSEVGKIAQSLNTQENVDTPLKIKLAKLGHNLSIVAIFVCSIVIGLDLIRWDWANNPMTFVSFMPTLMTAVALAIGVIPEGLPTIATVIMALGVTRMAKKNALVKKLPAVETLGSATVVCSDKTGTLTQNKMTVVEVAVNGDFKQGKTRIVENKPINDKIYQPLLKAAMLCNNAEFDPDDENNIIGDPTEGALLYFGKVNKIDLDEIDEKYERVFEQPFDSDRKMMSVVVKDKEKLIGYTKGAIEEVLDEVTHFLDEDGIRKITLEDKKQILTLSTQMAKRALRVLGFATKEIKEVPEEGDDVEEGLTFIGLTGMIDPPRTEVLSAIRSCRDAGVRTVMITGDHKLTAVAIAQSLEIFDENRGDLAVGQDELEKMTDEELKLIIKKVTVFSRVSPQEKLRIVKVMNEVGEITAMTGDGVNDAPALKAAHIGIAMGSGTEVAKDAADLILLDDDFKTIEVAIKEGRRIYKNIIKVVQFLLAGNVAEILMIILAQILGWPTPLIAIHILVINLITDSIPALALGVDPAGRNIMKEKPLKTNSLFSDGLVVRVITHGVFTLIASFAAYAYGILVVDSQPVAMTMSFMILSISQLLHSVNQRSNVASAFKPHDFNKWLYWATFGSLVIVLILSLVPGVQGLFNLVYLTPLQYLLVAVFSFVPFIFVEIEKLIHRIYLKKHKIDYSNM; this is translated from the coding sequence ATGGAAGCCGAAAGTAGTCAGCCGCGATTGTGGCATAAAGAAAATGAAGATGAGGTATTAAGGCAACTTAATACAACTAAGGAAGGTCTTTCTGATAAAGAAGCTTTACTTAGATTAACCAAGGATGGATATAACGAACTCCAAGGTAAAAAAAGAAAATCAGTTGGTAAGATGATTTTAGAGCAATTAAAAGATAAAACAAATATTATCTTAATGATTGCTGCCAGTATATCGTTAGTATTAGCGATTGTTGAACAAATGACAAATGGAACAGTAGATTATATTGAATCTATTGTAATATTTACGATTGTAATTCTTAATAGTACAATTGCAATTGTTCAAGAAAGAAAAGCAGAAAATGCATTAGATGCGTTAAAAGATTTAAGTGCACCACACGCTAAAGTTTTAAGAGAAGGTGAACTTAGTATTGTATTAACAAGAGAACTTGTAAGAGGAGATATTGTTTATCTTGAAGCAGGAGATATTGTTCCTGCAGATCTACGTTTATTTGATACAAGTGAATTGGCTATACAAGAAGCTGCTTTGACTGGTGAATCTGTTCCAGTTATTAAAGATGCTGAAATAGAAATAGAAGAAAATCTTTCAATTGGTGATAGATTAAATATGGCGTATATGTCAACAATTGTAACAGGCGGTAATGGTTATGGTATTGTAGTTGAAACTGCAATGAGAAGTGAAGTAGGTAAAATCGCTCAATCACTTAATACCCAAGAAAACGTTGATACCCCACTTAAAATTAAGTTAGCTAAATTAGGACATAATTTAAGTATTGTTGCAATCTTTGTATGTAGCATTGTTATTGGATTGGATTTAATTAGATGGGATTGGGCGAATAACCCGATGACATTCGTAAGTTTCATGCCAACATTAATGACAGCTGTTGCGCTTGCAATTGGTGTAATACCTGAAGGATTACCTACTATTGCAACAGTAATTATGGCACTTGGTGTTACAAGAATGGCAAAGAAAAATGCCCTTGTAAAAAAACTTCCTGCAGTTGAAACACTAGGTAGTGCAACTGTTGTATGTAGCGACAAAACAGGGACTTTAACACAAAATAAAATGACTGTTGTTGAAGTTGCTGTAAACGGAGATTTTAAGCAAGGTAAAACAAGAATTGTTGAAAATAAACCAATTAACGATAAAATATATCAACCCTTATTAAAAGCAGCTATGCTGTGTAATAATGCCGAGTTTGACCCTGATGATGAAAATAACATTATTGGTGATCCAACAGAAGGAGCGTTACTATATTTTGGTAAGGTTAATAAAATAGATTTAGATGAAATAGATGAAAAATACGAACGTGTATTTGAACAACCATTTGATTCTGATAGAAAAATGATGAGTGTTGTAGTAAAAGATAAAGAGAAACTAATTGGTTACACTAAAGGTGCAATAGAAGAAGTTTTAGATGAAGTTACACACTTTTTAGATGAAGATGGTATTAGAAAAATCACCTTAGAAGATAAAAAACAAATTTTAACTTTATCAACTCAAATGGCTAAAAGAGCATTAAGAGTTCTAGGGTTTGCCACAAAAGAAATTAAAGAAGTTCCTGAAGAAGGCGATGATGTTGAAGAAGGTTTAACATTCATTGGATTAACAGGTATGATAGATCCTCCTAGAACAGAGGTTTTATCCGCAATCAGAAGTTGTCGTGATGCAGGTGTTCGTACAGTAATGATTACAGGAGACCATAAATTAACGGCTGTCGCTATTGCACAAAGTTTAGAAATATTTGATGAAAATCGTGGAGATTTAGCAGTTGGTCAAGATGAATTAGAAAAAATGACTGATGAAGAATTGAAACTTATTATTAAAAAAGTAACTGTCTTTTCAAGAGTTTCACCACAAGAAAAACTTAGAATTGTTAAAGTAATGAATGAAGTTGGAGAAATTACTGCAATGACAGGTGATGGTGTTAACGATGCTCCAGCCCTAAAAGCAGCTCATATTGGTATTGCTATGGGAAGTGGAACCGAAGTAGCTAAAGATGCAGCAGACTTAATCTTACTTGATGATGATTTTAAAACAATTGAAGTAGCTATTAAAGAAGGTAGACGTATTTATAAAAATATTATAAAGGTAGTTCAATTCTTATTAGCTGGAAACGTTGCTGAAATTTTAATGATTATTCTAGCGCAAATATTAGGATGGCCAACACCTCTTATTGCTATTCATATTTTAGTAATTAACTTAATTACAGATTCAATTCCAGCACTTGCCTTAGGTGTAGATCCAGCGGGTAGAAATATCATGAAAGAAAAACCACTTAAAACAAACTCTCTTTTTTCAGACGGGTTAGTAGTAAGAGTAATCACTCATGGAGTATTTACTTTAATTGCATCATTTGCAGCTTATGCATATGGGATTTTAGTAGTAGATAGTCAACCGGTTGCTATGACTATGTCATTTATGATTTTATCGATTTCACAGTTATTACACTCTGTGAATCAAAGATCAAATGTAGCATCAGCATTTAAGCCACATGATTTTAATAAATGGCTTTATTGGGCAACATTTGGTTCTCTAGTGATTGTACTTATTTTATCATTAGTACCGGGTGTACAAGGTTTATTTAATTTAGTATACTTGACCCCACTTCAATATTTATTAGTTGCTGTGTTCTCGTTTGTACCATTTATATTTGTAGAAATTGAAAAATTAATACATAGAATATATTTAAAGAAACATAAAATAGATTATTCAAATATGTAA
- a CDS encoding ABC transporter ATP-binding protein, whose protein sequence is MKAIRKIWRYIRNYKKALVIALFSMLVIQSLNLAAPLLVKSILDDQLVAIKEPWYETVEKTEKSVLYNGKYYQQQETKTENVLSVVIVKGKYYAVDDIVIQGNYHVENNTLIVTDTNNLVTKYNLIQLDINEVKDFYSPFINPLIILLVLLVLRYFLQIAFLYIQRTATSHITINIIKDARIDAIKALTLLPMDRFEKEPAGKIANRIINDVNGINSLFNILMNLMVNATLAVVFAYIGMFYLNWQLSLITFVLYPIIYIWLKAFIKRLRRSAEKTNESRSMITAQLNEIINGIGILQVYNYKDETIETFNQVSNEFRREQLKESRLHLGMGWNLIRLLGASITALIILYFGYNSLNIYGFVATAGLIYAYNDYLSRLVEPVMMLFREIGNYQHAVVRSERLFNLIDSVKEDDEYHEIDRYKGKVVFDGVWFSYVENQPVLKGIDLTIDPGQMIGIVGHTGSGKSTLMNLLLRFYDFKDDDMGNIYIDDLPIDTYSKRTYRKHIGIILQDPIMFKGTLADNIRFGAEASDELIEETLRLVGGGKLLDKLEFGIHQKIVRGGSNLSVGEKQIISFARAILHNPSILIMDEATANIDTETEEMIQRALEEVKKNRTTIVIAHRLSTIKKANKIVVLENGLKVEEGTHEALLKNNSVYANIYRSQVKIEEIM, encoded by the coding sequence ATGAAAGCTATAAGAAAAATATGGAGATATATTAGAAATTATAAGAAGGCGTTAGTGATTGCATTATTTTCGATGTTAGTAATACAATCGCTTAATTTAGCAGCTCCACTCCTTGTTAAATCTATTTTAGATGATCAGTTAGTAGCAATCAAAGAACCTTGGTATGAAACAGTTGAAAAGACAGAAAAATCAGTTTTGTATAATGGAAAATACTACCAACAACAAGAAACTAAAACAGAAAATGTTTTATCCGTTGTTATTGTTAAGGGAAAGTATTATGCAGTAGATGATATAGTAATTCAAGGTAATTATCATGTAGAAAATAATACTTTAATAGTTACAGATACAAATAACTTAGTCACAAAATATAATTTAATACAACTAGATATAAACGAAGTAAAAGATTTTTACTCACCCTTTATTAATCCTTTAATTATTCTTTTAGTATTGCTTGTTTTAAGGTATTTCTTGCAAATTGCATTTTTATATATTCAAAGAACTGCAACTTCACACATAACAATTAATATTATTAAAGATGCCAGAATAGATGCTATCAAGGCTTTGACCTTACTTCCGATGGATCGGTTTGAAAAAGAACCAGCTGGAAAAATTGCTAATCGTATTATTAATGATGTTAATGGAATAAATAGCCTTTTTAATATCTTAATGAATTTAATGGTGAATGCAACCTTAGCAGTTGTATTTGCATATATTGGAATGTTTTATTTAAACTGGCAATTATCACTTATTACATTTGTTTTATATCCTATTATTTATATATGGTTAAAAGCCTTTATTAAGAGATTAAGAAGAAGTGCAGAAAAAACAAATGAGAGCCGTTCAATGATTACAGCACAACTAAATGAAATTATTAATGGCATAGGGATTTTACAAGTTTATAATTATAAAGATGAAACAATTGAAACGTTTAATCAAGTATCAAATGAATTTAGAAGAGAACAGTTAAAAGAATCACGATTACATTTGGGTATGGGTTGGAATCTTATTAGATTATTAGGTGCATCAATAACAGCTCTAATTATTTTATATTTTGGGTATAACTCATTAAATATATATGGTTTTGTCGCTACAGCTGGCTTGATATATGCGTATAATGATTATTTATCTAGACTAGTAGAACCTGTCATGATGTTATTTAGAGAAATTGGAAATTATCAACATGCTGTTGTAAGATCTGAAAGATTATTTAATTTAATAGATAGTGTAAAAGAAGATGATGAATACCATGAAATCGACAGATATAAGGGAAAAGTTGTTTTTGATGGTGTATGGTTTTCATATGTAGAAAACCAACCTGTATTAAAAGGAATAGATTTGACTATTGATCCAGGGCAGATGATAGGAATTGTTGGACATACAGGTTCTGGAAAATCAACACTGATGAATTTACTGTTAAGGTTTTATGACTTTAAAGATGATGATATGGGAAATATATACATTGATGATTTACCAATAGATACATATAGTAAAAGAACTTACCGTAAACATATAGGTATCATTTTACAAGACCCAATTATGTTTAAAGGAACTCTTGCAGATAATATTAGATTTGGTGCAGAAGCAAGTGATGAACTAATAGAAGAAACGTTAAGATTAGTGGGTGGTGGAAAACTATTAGATAAACTTGAATTTGGAATACACCAAAAAATTGTTAGAGGTGGAAGTAATTTAAGTGTGGGAGAAAAACAAATTATCAGTTTTGCTAGAGCAATCCTGCATAATCCCTCTATTTTAATTATGGATGAAGCAACTGCTAATATAGATACTGAGACTGAAGAAATGATCCAAAGAGCTTTAGAAGAAGTTAAGAAGAATAGAACAACCATTGTTATTGCACATAGATTATCAACAATTAAAAAAGCGAACAAAATAGTTGTTTTAGAAAATGGATTAAAAGTAGAAGAAGGAACCCATGAAGCACTACTTAAAAATAATAGTGTTTATGCAAATATTTATAGATCGCAAGTAAAAATAGAAGAGATAATGTAA
- a CDS encoding ABC transporter ATP-binding protein, which yields MIHIFKKIGWFIKKEWLTYLVLLTVLLAINILALLPALFLGQAIDVIVNNELTMHKLIFYVGVLLLIPVTRYLMSYIYNYLMGKLAQKLAYELREKYLSHLFEMDLEFYEKYSKGDLIARATEHLENITVAATSLLEGLVFNVSTIILAIGIMSVSIHLRLTLISVTIMPIGLTILNLIRQKKRRYVKKHQEIYSQMAEKVLETTEGQKTLRAYVEEDNDLEKTNDAIKADIKSWSYIVKYENWFNPLFEVVYGISYSLAFVFGVYFIINQQLTVGLLVTFIAYIGQLYSPIISISTVFTQINNAVTSIDRYDEIMNEVPKVKNDETAQNIIHFNTITFDNVTYKYPFDKQPVIKDISFSIKKGQTIGIVGPTGAGKSTLIRQLLRQFNTTSGNIYIDDVNIKQYRIEDVRKLVGYVPQEHTLFRKPVDKNILMGNPMASTLELERAILMADFRKDINYLNQGVHTMVGESGMTLSGGQKQRLSIARALVKNPDILILDDSLSAVDAKTEANILEQLRLNRSEQTNIIVAHRFSAVRDADIILVLENGRISSKGTHEELLREDGWYKKQYIQQVTMV from the coding sequence ATGATACATATTTTTAAAAAAATTGGATGGTTTATAAAAAAAGAATGGCTAACATACTTAGTTTTATTAACGGTATTACTTGCAATTAACATATTAGCTCTATTACCTGCCCTCTTTCTAGGACAAGCAATAGATGTTATTGTTAATAACGAACTTACAATGCATAAATTAATATTTTATGTAGGAGTTTTACTTCTTATTCCTGTAACAAGGTATTTAATGAGTTATATATATAATTACCTAATGGGAAAGTTGGCTCAAAAACTTGCGTATGAATTAAGAGAAAAATACCTATCACACTTATTTGAAATGGATCTAGAGTTTTATGAGAAATATAGTAAAGGTGACTTAATTGCTCGTGCCACAGAGCATTTAGAAAATATAACAGTTGCTGCTACATCTCTTCTTGAAGGGTTAGTATTTAACGTTTCAACAATTATTTTAGCTATAGGAATTATGAGCGTGAGTATACACTTGAGATTAACCCTCATTTCAGTTACAATCATGCCGATAGGGTTAACCATACTTAATTTAATTAGACAAAAGAAAAGAAGATATGTAAAAAAACATCAAGAAATATATAGTCAAATGGCTGAAAAAGTACTAGAAACGACAGAAGGTCAAAAAACCTTAAGAGCATATGTAGAAGAGGATAACGACCTAGAAAAAACAAATGATGCGATTAAGGCAGACATCAAATCATGGAGTTATATTGTTAAATATGAAAACTGGTTTAATCCTTTATTTGAAGTAGTCTATGGCATCAGTTATAGTTTAGCCTTTGTATTTGGTGTGTATTTTATTATTAATCAACAATTAACAGTTGGTTTATTAGTAACATTTATTGCTTATATTGGACAACTTTATAGTCCAATTATTTCTATTTCAACAGTATTTACCCAAATTAATAATGCAGTAACATCTATTGATAGATATGATGAAATTATGAATGAAGTTCCTAAAGTTAAAAATGATGAGACGGCACAAAATATTATTCATTTTAATACAATAACATTTGATAATGTTACATATAAATACCCTTTTGATAAGCAGCCTGTTATTAAAGATATTAGTTTCTCAATTAAAAAGGGGCAGACAATTGGTATAGTTGGACCAACTGGTGCTGGTAAATCTACTTTAATTAGACAACTTTTAAGACAATTTAATACAACAAGTGGAAACATCTATATTGATGATGTTAATATTAAACAATATAGAATAGAAGATGTTAGAAAACTAGTAGGTTATGTGCCACAAGAACATACACTTTTTAGAAAACCAGTTGACAAAAATATTCTTATGGGAAACCCTATGGCAAGCACTTTGGAACTTGAAAGAGCGATTCTGATGGCAGATTTTAGGAAAGACATTAATTATCTTAATCAAGGAGTTCATACGATGGTTGGTGAATCTGGTATGACATTATCAGGTGGACAAAAACAAAGACTATCTATTGCACGAGCACTTGTTAAAAATCCAGATATATTAATCTTAGACGATTCTTTATCCGCAGTTGATGCTAAAACAGAAGCTAATATTTTAGAGCAATTAAGACTTAATCGAAGTGAACAAACAAATATAATTGTTGCCCATAGATTTTCAGCAGTAAGAGATGCTGATATTATTTTGGTTTTAGAAAATGGACGTATTTCAAGTAAGGGAACACATGAAGAATTATTGCGAGAAGATGGCTGGTATAAAAAGCAATATATTCAACAAGTGACAATGGTGTAA
- a CDS encoding GDSL-type esterase/lipase family protein codes for MLPTDKQLESLKKVIDIKGNRRVTKFIEENETLKQGLIVLSGDSIIENYHVEEYFDNNVVNRGIAGYTTKDFLEVFDKIVVPLNPSKLFLHIGSNDLVLLHASKEEALINILNTLDYVKTKLPQTKVYYLSLTPVLPLEHKKTRALYVANRTNEELDEMNQILAQKVENFIDINDSLKDGAGVLEEWYTDDGIHLNHYGYVEISSIIKTYI; via the coding sequence ATGTTACCAACAGACAAGCAATTAGAAAGTTTAAAAAAAGTTATTGATATTAAAGGAAATAGAAGGGTTACAAAGTTTATTGAAGAAAATGAAACACTCAAGCAAGGACTTATTGTTTTATCTGGAGATTCAATTATTGAAAATTATCATGTTGAAGAATATTTTGATAATAATGTAGTAAATCGTGGGATTGCAGGATATACAACAAAAGATTTTTTAGAAGTCTTTGATAAGATAGTTGTTCCATTAAACCCTAGTAAATTATTTTTACATATAGGATCAAATGATTTAGTATTATTACATGCAAGTAAAGAAGAAGCACTTATAAATATTTTAAATACTTTAGACTATGTAAAAACTAAATTACCTCAAACAAAAGTTTATTATTTATCGCTAACTCCTGTTTTACCATTAGAACATAAAAAAACCAGAGCTCTTTATGTTGCTAATAGAACCAATGAAGAACTAGATGAAATGAATCAAATATTAGCACAAAAAGTAGAAAATTTCATTGATATTAATGACAGCCTAAAAGATGGCGCCGGAGTATTAGAAGAGTGGTATACGGATGATGGCATTCATTTAAATCATTATGGCTATGTAGAAATAAGTAGTATCATAAAGACATATATATAG
- the pyk gene encoding pyruvate kinase: protein MRKTKIVCTLGPASENKDVMRSLIKAGLNVARFNFSHGDYEEHGKRLQTVQELNKELGTYVATMLDTKGPEIRTHEFDGKVEITKGSEVRIAFEPVLGNAQKFSVSYPGLFNDMKVGDVVTVDDGYLTLEVVKKDAKANELVTVAKNTHTVKSRRGVNVPNVVLNMPFVSEKDASDIKFAAEKGYNFVAASFVRRAEDALEVRKILDANGGKDVQIIAKIENQEGMDNLDDIIEVVDGIMVARGDLGIEVAAELVPSYQSEMIDKCLAAGKTVIVATQMLESMQKNPRPTRAEVSDVANAVREGTSATMLSGESAAGDYPVEAVTFMAKIDAKAEEDLFYEDFLDYPEADGVVDALALNAVQSAINFELNAIVVYGLEYAKAVSKFHPSVPVVAVVKDLKEAQSLAINFAVLPVLTANEAEQKLASLGIEKGEYVVSIAGNSLNIEEL, encoded by the coding sequence ATGCGTAAAACAAAAATTGTATGTACTCTAGGACCAGCCTCAGAAAATAAAGATGTAATGAGATCTTTAATTAAAGCAGGATTAAACGTAGCTCGTTTTAACTTTTCTCATGGAGATTATGAAGAACATGGTAAGAGATTACAAACTGTACAAGAATTAAACAAAGAACTAGGAACTTATGTAGCTACAATGTTAGATACTAAAGGTCCAGAAATTAGAACTCACGAATTTGATGGTAAAGTTGAAATCACAAAAGGATCAGAAGTAAGAATTGCTTTTGAACCAGTATTAGGAAATGCACAAAAATTCTCAGTATCATACCCAGGTTTATTTAATGATATGAAAGTGGGAGATGTTGTTACTGTTGATGATGGTTACTTAACTTTAGAAGTAGTTAAAAAAGATGCTAAAGCTAATGAATTAGTAACAGTTGCAAAAAATACACACACTGTAAAATCACGTCGTGGTGTTAACGTTCCAAATGTTGTATTAAATATGCCTTTCGTTTCTGAAAAAGATGCTAGTGATATTAAATTCGCAGCTGAAAAAGGATATAACTTCGTTGCTGCATCATTTGTACGTCGTGCTGAAGATGCATTAGAAGTTCGTAAAATTTTAGATGCAAATGGCGGTAAAGATGTTCAAATTATCGCTAAGATTGAAAACCAGGAAGGTATGGATAACTTAGATGATATTATTGAAGTAGTAGATGGTATCATGGTTGCTCGTGGAGATTTAGGAATTGAAGTTGCTGCTGAATTAGTTCCTTCATACCAAAGTGAAATGATTGATAAATGTTTAGCTGCAGGAAAAACAGTTATCGTTGCAACTCAAATGTTAGAATCAATGCAAAAAAATCCAAGACCTACAAGAGCTGAAGTTTCAGACGTTGCTAATGCAGTACGTGAAGGAACATCTGCTACAATGTTAAGTGGTGAATCAGCTGCTGGAGATTATCCAGTTGAAGCAGTTACATTCATGGCTAAAATTGATGCTAAAGCTGAAGAAGATTTATTCTATGAAGATTTCTTAGATTATCCAGAAGCTGATGGTGTTGTTGATGCTCTTGCTTTAAATGCAGTTCAATCAGCAATCAATTTTGAATTAAACGCAATCGTTGTTTATGGATTAGAATATGCTAAAGCAGTTTCTAAGTTCCATCCATCAGTTCCAGTAGTAGCTGTTGTTAAAGACTTAAAAGAAGCACAAAGTTTAGCGATTAACTTTGCAGTATTACCAGTTTTAACTGCTAATGAAGCAGAACAAAAATTAGCTTCATTAGGAATTGAAAAAGGTGAATATGTAGTAAGTATTGCTGGAAATTCATTAAATATAGAAGAACTATAA
- the pfkA gene encoding 6-phosphofructokinase, whose amino-acid sequence MKIAVLTSGGDAPGMNAAIRAVVRASLHYGFEVYGVLDGYKGLLEDRMILLNHDAVSGLLTKGGTFLGTARLPEFKDEAVREVACKNLKERGIEALIVIGGDGSYRGALALGKLGIKCIGIPGTIDNDIVGTDFTIGFNTALTTIVDAIDKLRDTSTSHQRCSIVEVMGRRSGDLALYAGICGGAEFIITPENPINKKKIIERMKEFKETNRRHAIIVVTENQFNVHELAKEITEASGFASRATVLGYIQRGGQPVPEDRILGSRMGSYAVDLLSQNIYGCCVGIRDSRMIHLPFVNVLDQERPKNDLYPLLDKIS is encoded by the coding sequence ATGAAAATTGCTGTATTAACCTCAGGTGGGGATGCTCCAGGAATGAACGCGGCAATAAGAGCCGTTGTAAGAGCAAGTCTACATTACGGGTTTGAAGTTTATGGTGTCTTAGATGGATATAAAGGATTATTAGAAGATCGTATGATACTTTTAAACCATGATGCCGTATCAGGACTTTTAACTAAGGGTGGGACATTTCTTGGGACAGCCAGATTACCAGAATTTAAGGATGAAGCAGTTCGTGAAGTAGCGTGTAAAAATTTAAAAGAACGTGGTATTGAAGCCTTAATTGTTATTGGCGGAGATGGTTCTTATAGAGGTGCACTTGCTTTAGGAAAATTAGGTATTAAATGTATTGGAATTCCAGGAACAATCGATAATGATATTGTTGGTACTGATTTTACTATTGGATTTAATACAGCCCTTACAACGATTGTTGATGCTATTGATAAACTAAGAGATACATCAACCTCTCACCAAAGATGTAGTATCGTTGAGGTGATGGGACGTAGAAGTGGCGACTTAGCTTTATATGCTGGTATTTGTGGTGGAGCAGAATTTATTATTACTCCTGAAAATCCTATTAATAAGAAAAAAATCATTGAACGAATGAAAGAGTTTAAAGAAACAAATAGAAGACACGCAATTATTGTAGTGACTGAAAATCAATTTAATGTTCATGAACTAGCCAAAGAGATTACTGAAGCAAGTGGATTCGCTTCAAGGGCAACCGTTCTTGGCTATATTCAAAGAGGTGGGCAACCTGTTCCAGAAGATAGAATTCTAGGTTCTAGAATGGGATCTTATGCAGTTGATTTATTAAGTCAGAATATATATGGTTGTTGTGTTGGAATTAGAGATTCTAGAATGATTCACTTACCATTTGTAAATGTTTTAGACCAAGAAAGACCTAAAAATGATTTATATCCATTATTAGATAAAATATCTTAA